The genomic region TCTTGACGTGTCCATTTGCTCTTTTCGATATGGTAGAAACTATCATCCGAATCGAAATCAGGGCTTAGCAAAATATTTAAAGACAAGAAACGGTGTGTAATTATAACAGAGCTGGAGGATGTTTTCGTAAATGCTCCAAAGAACCCTTCCTGCCGGTTCCTCTCCTCCCCAGTCCCCACCTCTGAACACCGGTGAGCGCCGCCTTCACCGCCACCAGCACCAACTCACCGAATCCAGAGCTCCCGCCTGTCATCCCGCCGTCGCCCCGGCATTAGTTCCGCTGTCCTCTACCTCGTGCCTCCCCGCCCGCAGGTCACGCACGACCCCTCGTGTTTCCCCATCTGCACCGGTGACCTCGACACCCCATCTGCACCGGCCTTCGTCTCGGTATCCCTGCTGTTCTGCTCTTCACTCTCGGATACAACCCACAGGCAATATTTCATCTCCCTCATCACTACAGCCTCCGCGCCCCTGCCTTCTTTTCCTGGGTTATCATCAAAATCCTTCCACTTCTGTATATGGTTAACTACATAATTAATCTGCAAAAATCATACTCTGTATTTCAGCAATTTAGGTGAAATTTTGAGGCATGGAGGATGAAGAAAACATCGAGGAAGAACTTTTGCTGGTGGAGTCGCAACTCAATGGACTACAAGgtcatcactataatcatcatcCACAATTGATCCATATTCCATAAATATTTCAGTTAAATGAGTTCGTTATCTGTATCGTTTGTCCATAACAACCCATCTGTAGGATAACCACGGTAGAGCCAAGAATGAGGGGCAGGAAGTTGACATACAGCATGTCTAGTTTCCAATTGCACGCCATCTGTGTGGAAACAGGCCAGCCACACTTGCCTGTAAAACAACCCCAAATGGTCTATTAGCGTATGCCCAGGTCCCAAGGATAAGCAATGACACCTTCTTTACTTAACTGATAAATACCTATCATGAACCACATTCATACTTCTAAATGCATAGTTTTGAACATGGCAACTTATTCCATGTACGTATATGGATGCGGTTAATGTCGCCACTATTAGTGCACTTGGCCCTGGGTCCCTCTTGTCCTCTTCAATTGATGTTAAAGGGCATTTTGTTATTTTTCCAGCAAGTGGTGTTATTTCAGACATAGAAACAGATGTCACCAGCTGTCTTTTCTGGTGTTTTTTTTTCTTAATTACACCTTTAACCTGTTTGAGTGCTACTGAGCTAGTTTTCCTCTTAAAATTATTATATGCAGACAAAATCAAGACATTACTTGATCAGCAAGAAGAATTGTATGAGCGCCAAGCACAGTTGAAGGCTATGCTGGAAATATCTAAAACTTCCAGAGATGCATCAAATAGTGCCCCTTCAGTTGCTCTGGAAGATTGGTCTGGAAAGTTCTCATGGGATTCTCAGGCTGATGACACTCGATTCAATGTATTTGGTATTTCTTCCTACAGGTCAAATCAACGAGAAGTAAGTTTGTAGCAGAAATAATATATCTATTTTTAATTTTGATGTTTACTCTTTGATGAACTGCTTATTAACCCGCAAAAATTATCCAGGATATATATAGTTTTTAACACCACAAGTGACATCTTATAATAACTTTATTTTGTGAAGAATCTTACGTTTGAAATTCTTCATATACGTAAGATACTGCTTTGTAGCATGTCAATTGTTTTATCCGTTGTATGTTGCTCAATGCCCTTTGATGTCTTTTTATTTTTTATCTCCCATTTCTTGGTAGTGTTGAACCTAATGCTATATACCAGAAACTATCTCAGTATTGTTAGAATTGTGTAGTTTTTTCTTGTTTTGCATTCTTTAAGCATGCTGTCCTTACAGATAATTAACTCAATCATGAGTGGAAAAGATGTTCTGGTTATAATGGCTGCTGGTGGAGGGAAGAGTCTGTGTTATCAACTTCCAGCTGTACTTCGTGATGGAATTACACTTGTCGTCAGTCCTTTGCTTTCGCTTATTCAGGATCAGGTGTTTAAGACTTTTCTGTTCTTTTGTTGCCCTATATATGCTCGTTCTCACTCTTGAGGATTTGTTTTATTGTAGGTCATGGGACTGGCGGCTTTAGGTATACCAGCTCACATGTTGACTTCCACTACCAACAAGGAAATCGAGAAGTTCATTTATAAGGCACTTGAAAAAGGTGAAGGGGAATTGAAGATATTGTATGTGACACCTGAAAAGATATCCAAAAGTAAAAGGTTCATGTCTAAGCTTGAGAAATGCCATCATGCTGGGCGTCTTTCTCTTGTTGCAATAGATGTGAGTGATGATATTTTCTCCCTTCGTTGCCAATGCCAAAATATATGCTGTAGTCTTTTGTTTATTTTATGATTATCTAATCTGCTGGTTTCATTGAACTATACATGATTGCAACACTTTTACATTATGGACCACACAATGATCACCTTTTGACTGGCTAAAGTTGGATCTTGTGTGATACTTACAGTGCCTAAGAATTTACTATTTACTTTGTGCTGGTTAATGTCGAcaatgtctatgtttattttttttcgagaaaacgcgtGAGAGCGTGCGTTTCATTGCATTGTAAAGAGGGAGAGTTTGGTTACATTCCTCCTAGGAGGTTGTTTACAAAGACTGGACTAATGGACGTCCCAAGTCTGGGGGGTAATGGCTTTGAGCCATAGCGCGCCTGCATTTGCCGAAAGGGCAGCCTCTTCCTTGATCTTCGCTACGAGGATGTTCACAGATGGGCGCGCTCCGTTGAAGATGCAGTCATTGCGGTGTTTCCATATCATCCAGGGGACGAGGAGGGTCACGGTGCCGAGGCCCTTGCGCATGGGCGCAGGGGCGGAATGTCGCGCCGATTGCCACCAGTCTAGAAGCGAGGGCTCGTCGTCGGGCGGGGTGCACGGGATCCGTAGCCAGCTTAGCGTCTCATGCCAGGTTTGCCGGGTGAAGGGGCATGCAAGGATGAGGTGATGCATGGTTTCAGGCGCCTGGTCGCAGAGGGGGGGGGGCACCGTGCGGGGTGTTGCAGCCCACGGCGAGCGAGCCTATCGGCGGTCCAACACCTGTCTAGGTGGGTGAGCCAGTAGAAGAAGCGGACGCGCGGCGGCGCCCAGTTTTTCCAGGTGAGCTTCCAGGCGGCGCAGGTCGTGGAGCCGGCAAAAGTGGCCGTGTAGGCCGACTTGGCCGAGTAGACGCCATTTGCGCTCCATCTCTAGATTAGGCGATCGGGCTCGGCAGAGAGGGTCGTGTCCTCGATCCGGTGCCAAAGCTGGAGGTATTGCCCGATCTCGTGAATGCCAACCGTGCCCTGGATATCTCGTGCCCAACGGTTGTCTTCCAGCCCATCCGCAACAGTTCGGAGTTTGCGACGGCGTTTGGGGATGCATGCGTATAGGAGCGGAGTGATCTCGCGGACGGACCGTCCGGCAATCCATCGGTCCTCCCAAAAGAGGGCGTCCGTGCCGTTTCCGAGCTGCATGGTGGTGGAGGCGAAGAAGAACGCGCGCTCCTCGGCAGTGAATTGGAGGTCGAGGCCTGCCCACGCCTTGTTGGTGTCCGTGCGGCTGAACCATAGCCACCGCGTACGCAGCGAGAGGCTGgtgcgcgcgaggtcggggactcctAGGCCACCAAGAGGGATCGGGCGGGCAACTCGCTGCCAGTTGACGTGGCAGTGCCTGCCGTTCGCCTCCGCGCGCCCGGCCCATAGGAAGCCGCGTTGGATCTTCTCGAGCGCCTTGATGgtcttcttggggggggggggacagagCCAGCAGCTGGTGGATGGGGATCGCGCTGAGGATGGCTTTCACAAACGCGAGGCGCCCAGCCTTGTTCATGAGGTGCGCCTTCCAACATGGGAGCATGCCGGCTGTTTTGTCGACGACGGGCTGAAGCTGGGCTGCGGATGGTCGGCGCAGCGTGAGGGGGATGCCCAGGTAGGTGATAGGCAGCTTGACGATGGGGCAGCCGAGCGAATCAACCATAGGCGCGGTCTCGTCCGCGCCGGTGCGGATCAGCGTGGCCATGCTCTTGGCGAAGTTGACCCGTAGTCTTGAGGCGCGCCCAAAAAGTTGCAGGATGCTCTTGACGGCGGTGACATCGCTTAGGGTGGGGTGACAGAAGAGAATCATGTCATCAGCGTAGAGAGAGACGGATGGCATCGGCCGCCGAGGGTGTAGGCGTTGCAGAATACCCAGCTCGGTTGCGCGGTGGAGAAGGCGTCTAAGCGTGTCGACGGCGAGTACGAAGAGCTGGGGCGAAAGGGGGTCACCTTGGCGGAACCCACATCGGTGCCAGATAGCAGGGCTCGGCTCCCCGTTAACAAGCACCCTGGTGCTTGCCGAAGAGAGAAGGATGGCAAGCCAGCCGAGGAACCTGGAGCCGAAGCCGTATCGGCGAAGGGCATCGAACAGGAATGGCCATCTGACCGAGTCGAAGGCGCGCGCCAGGTCCAGCTTCAGGAGCACGCGTGGGGCACCGAGCTGGTGCAGCAGACGAGCCGACTGGCGGACGAGGATGAAGTTGTCGTGCAGACTGCGTCCGGGGATGAAGGCGTTCTGGCTTGTGCTGACGAGAGTGTTGAGCTTGGGCGCGAGGCGCAGCGACAGGACTTTGGCGAAGATCTTGGCGACCAAGTGAATGAGGCTAATGGGCCTGAAGTCGCCGAGGGCGTGGGCGTCGGCGCGCTTGGGCAGCAAGGTGAGTAGCGCTTGATTGAGGCAGCTGAAGCCACGACCTCGCAATGTGTAGAGCTGGCAGAAGACGTCGACGAAGTCCTGCTGAACGGTGGGCCAGCATGCGCGTAAAAATTCAGCCGTGAAGCCGTCGGGGCCGGGGGCTTTGCGCGTGGGGAGCCGTTTGACCGCCTGCCAGATCTCCTCGGCGTCGAACGGGGCATCCAGGCAATCCCGGGGCGCCTCCTTGCCCAAAAGCGCGTCGAAGTGAGCGTAGGCAGCCGCAGCCATCTCCGAGCGGTCGGTGACTACGCTCTCACCGACAAGGAGGCTATGAATCCTGTTCTTTTGGCGCCTGTATGTGCATTGCCGATGAAAGAAAAAAGTGTTGGCATCGCCGTCCTTGGGAGTGGCGAGGCGGGCACGTTGCCGGGCAATTGTGCGCTCGAGGGAGGCGAGGCCAAGGTATGACGCCTTGATTTGCCGGCGCAGCCAATCCTCATGCAGGGATAGGGCGTGGTGGTCCTGTGCTGCATCAAGCCGGAGGAGGAGCTCTCTGGAGATTGCCAGTTTGAGCCGCACATTGCCAACTGTCTTCGAACTCCAGCTTGTGAGCATGCGCACCGTGGACTTCATGCGGAGCATGAGCTGCCTGAATGGGTCAGGGTCATGGACGGAGTGCCAGGTAGCCGTGACGATGTCCTGGAAGCCATCCAACCGGATCCAGAATTCCTCAAAGTGGAATCGCCGGTGGGTGGGTGGCATCGGGGCACAGTCAAGTAGCAAGGGGCTGTGGTCCGACACGACGGAGGCGAGGCAGCGAAGATGGCACTCCCCGTGGAGCTCTTCCCAGTCTGCCGTGCAAAGGACACGGTCAAGGTGAACGAGGGTCGGGGGTGACTGCTCGTTGGACCACGTGTACCGGCGTCCGTTGAGGTAGATCTCCTTGAGCGCGAGGTCGTCGAGGATGCGCCGGAAGCGACCCATCATGCGGTGGTTCAGGTGGCCATTGTTCTTGTCTTCTTCACGATATATGAGATTGAAGTTGCCACACACCATCCATGGTCCAGGGCAGTCCACGCGAATGTCGCGCAACTCTTGCAAGAATGCGATTTTGTCGGCGTCTAGTTGGGGCCTTTAGACCACGGTGAGCCACCAGGGCGTGCGAGCGCTCGATGGGTGAGAAACCTTGGCCGTAATGGCATTTGCCGTGAAAAGAGGATCGGTGATGGACACCTCACGGCTCTTCCAGGCAAGCATGATTCCGCCGCGAGTGCCAACCGCGGGAAGGTACATGTAGTCGTCGAATTCCGAGCCAAGGGTCTCAAGGACAGTCGACGAGCAAATCAAAGTCATCTTCGTTTCCTGGAGGCAGACAATGGAGACATTTGCGGTAACAACGAGCGAACGGACGGCGGTGCGGCGAGCGCGCGCGTTGAGGCCGCGCACGTTCCAAATGAGCATCTTGGGGTTGTGATCCATTGAGGAGAGGTCGACGTCGTGGCGCGCGGCGTGGCTATGCCTCGATGGGGTTGCCCGCAACCATCATGGTGATCGGCGCGATGGTGGGATCTGCGGGGAGCTCGCGATCAACCAGAGCGGCGATGGCCGACAGGACGGATAGGGGAATGGTCGCCGCGAAGAGGCCCTCGTATGCCTGCATCTCCGCTGCGGTGATCCTCTGATCAACTCCGACAATGCTGAGGGTGCGCAGAATGTGGATCTGGGCGCGACTCTCAGCTGTCGGCGGCGCGGCCGTCTTGCGGGCGGTGGACGTGGCCGATCTCCCATGCCTTGGGGTGAAGTTGGGCGGGATCCGTCGCTGGCGCCGGCCAGGGATTGGGAGGGCGGCGTCTATCTGCTTGGTTGCGGCGGCGAGGAAGTCACCCAGGGTCCAGGCCGTAGGCGCCGTGACGCGCAGTCGGGAATGGCGCATGGTGATCGGGGGAGTTGCAAATCGCGCAGGTGGGCAAGGCGAGTGGGCGGATCTTGTCATGTCGCTCGGGGTCCCATGTTGGGCCTCATGATGGGCTTCAGACTGGGCGTGGCGAAGGGCCTCGGGGCCTTGCTGGGCTGGAGCGGCGTCCAAGGTGGATTCTGTGCGCATCACGGCATGCACGGGCGCTTCTGGAGGTTCCTGGACGGCCTCGGCTGGCCCCGTGGGATTGGTTGGGTGTGCCGTGGTGGGTTCCATCTCTTGCGGTGTCTCCGTGGACCGGTCCGCAATGGGCGCGGCCTCAGCAGCCAATGGCAGCGAGGGAGCAGCAAAGCGTCCCGACAGCGGGTCCGGCGTGACCTCCAAAGGCTGGGAGTCGGGGACCTCGCTTGCCAGGGATTGTCTGGCTGGGCTGCAATCCAGATCCCCATGCGTGTCAGGGTGATCCACGCCTGGCACGACTGCGTCACGAGTGGGCCTTGGGGGCAGGCGGGATGTCTTGTTGCGCGGGCGAGGGGTGGGTGCCAGCGCTCTCAGACTGGCCGCGAAAGGCGCCAGCCAATGGGCGGGTGGCAACCGCTGCCAGGTCACGCGGGTCCTCCGCTGTTGGGCCACAAGTGGCAGGGTGAGGGGGCAAAGCAGCCGCAGGGGGTGCAGCTTTTGCACGTCGGGCCGCTTCTGCCATCCTTCTTTTCTTTCCACCGCGCTTTCCCCTTTTGGCAAAGCCGCGGGAACTGCGGGGGCCACCAACAGCGGGCCAGGGGGCCATCGTGCGGCCGGTGGTTTGCCTTGTCGTCGGCGGCACCGCTGCGACCGTACGGGTACGGGAGCCTGGCTAGCCAGCATCGATGGCAATGCCATCAGCGCGGGCACGGAGGTTGGACGAGTGCCAGCCCACGGAGTCGATGGCCATGCCATCCGCGCGGCCATCAGGGGCGTCGGAGGTGCGGCGGCGCTTGCGCCCGCGTCGATGGCCTCGGCCGCCCTCATTGCGGCAACCGGCGCCTCTGCCTCCTGCGCCAGGTGCACCGTCCCACGGGCCGCGATCTCCGTTGGCGGTCGGGGTAGGCCGCCCgaccgcggcagcggcggcgatcgTGATTGACACCGGGTATTGGAGGGTGCGGATGGTCGGCGGTGAGGAGCGGATGCGAGCTGGGATGGATTCCACGATCTCGAGGATGGCCGCCCGACAGATGTTTGCTAGGTCGTGGGTGCGCGCGGTCACCCGGAAGGTGGCGAGGTCAGCGCGGGAGCGCGTGCTCGGGTGAAGCCGCTCTACCCAGCAGCTGCCGCCTAGAAGGTGGCCGTGGACAGGTGCCAGGCCTGCGCCGGGATGCCACGCAGTTCCGGCTGCACGGAGTGTTCGAGCGAACCAACATCGGCGCGGGCGAGCTTGCTCCAGGGGCGTAGCGCGAGGGTGAACCCGGGTCCGCTGATGAAGTGGTCGCCGGCAAGGCGGTCCATGAGCTCGCGGgtggtgaagacgaggaggaaatcCTCCGGGTGGTAGGCGTGGACGGTGAAGTCTCCAGGGTGGAGGTCGAGGGAGGAGTACAGGACGTCCTCAACGTCGCGTGCAGCCACGGCCGGCCTATCTCCGGTGATGGACACCACCATGCCCCGGCGCAGCACCAACTCTGCTTCTTCCATCTCAACAGAGCGTGAGAGAATGACGCATGTAGGAGCCTGGTCTGTGGGCAAGGGGGTCGGAGCCGGCGGTGGCGCGGCGCTGCCTGGGCTACAACGGCAAGGGTGGCCGCGGcagcagggggggggggcgcagcacgCCGCGGCAGTACTTGTAGTAGTCACGGGAGCTGTGCCCAGGGTAGAGGCAGCGGCGGCACCGGACGTCGTTGGTGCACTCGCGCACGGGGTGGCCGGGCTCGAGGCAGCGAAAGCACAGCCCGGCGGACTCCTCCAGGGACGGGCTGCGACGTCgctgcgggcggggggggggggggtgtagcaGCCGAGCGCCGCGCACCACGACGGCGGTTCCTGCGGCGGGGGGGTCTGGAACTGGAAGCCATCGGCGTCGATTTCCACGCCGCCGTTGACCCGGTGGACCTCGCTGCGGGGGCCGAGGCGAGCGGCCGCCGGGACGCGCGTGTTGGGTGCGGCGGGCCCGCGCATCGCCGGAGGCGGGGTGGCCGCCGGGccgagcgcggggggggggggggtcctagcGACCTCGCTGTAGGACCGCGTCGGACTCCAGCCAGCGCCGCGAGCCGGCGGAGCTGAGGTCGAGGTCGCCGGagctgccgggggggggggggggggagggctacCGGCGGGGTTGGTGGGGGCTGGGCTAGGAGGAGCGCGTGGGAGCGGAGCGCCTCATCACTAGGAAAAAGCAATTTGATGCTTTAGCTTGTGTATGTCTATGTTTATTCAGTCTCTCTCTAACAATATTACTACTGTTCAAATATGTGTACTTTGCCTATTATACTAAACTTCCCCTCACAGACTAAAATAAGAGATGCACAAAAAAAGTACGGTTTGCTCTAAATAATTTGTGACATGTTTTGTCTACTCATACAAGAAGAGCAATTAATCTTGATTATTCTGTTGACTGTCCACATTTTCCAAGCTGTTCATCACCTCATATTATTTGTAGTTTGTACCTCATGTAAGAACTATAAGATCAACCCATGCTTTCAAGCACAATATTATCTATGTAGAGTTACCCATTGACAACTATCATGTAGGAGGCACACTGCTGCAGCCAATGGGGGCACGATTTCCGTCCAGACTACAAGAATCTGGGCATATTGAAGATCCAGTTTCCCAGTGTTCCCATGATAGCTTTAACTGTGAGTTATGCAAGTGAACTCAAGTTAGAAGAAGTAAAAGTTTGTGAAGCAGAAACTTTTGTTTTTTGTAGGCAACTGCAACAAGTAAAGTGCAAATGGATCTGATAGAGATGCTTCATATCCCAAGATCTGTCAAGTTTGTCAGCACTGTTAACAGGCCCAACCTTTTCTATAGAGTATGCTTTAGTTTACTTTTCTTGATACAACCATGAGAAAGTCTATTGCAGAAGCACACAGGAAGGGAACATAGGATTTAACCAATTTACATGCTGATGCCCATCATGTAGGTATATGAAAAGTCATCAGTTGGAAAGGTTGTTATTGATGAGATTGCAAATTTCATAAGCGAATCATATCCAAATAACGAATCCGGGATAGTGTATTGTTTTTCCAGGAAAGAATGTGAACAGGTTTGTAGACCATACAATACTGAGATGCTTTCATTTCAATTGTTTGCTGGTATGTAAATTAATATCTGTCATTCCAATAGCTGTAACTCTAACCTCTCCATTTAGTTTTAATGTGTGGTTTACATTCTTTCAGACTTTACGCTATCTGTTAGGTCATATAGACCCCTCCATTTAGTTTTAATGTGTGTTTTACATTCTTTCAGAGTTTACGCTATCTGTTAGGTCATATGATCTGATTTGTCAAATAGTAAACTAGTTGACTCAATGCTTGAAATATTTGTGGTTTGAGAGGGGCATACCAACCGCAGGGTTCTATAGCACTGGCGGCGCTCAGGGTCAGACAGCGTTGAGCGCTATGTTTAGGTCAGCCAGCCACTTGACCAGTATGGGCCTGGGCCTGGGCCTCATGGGCCAGCAGGGATGGGCCACACATACAACACTCCCCCTCAAGAGAGGTGGTAGATATCTATCATTCCCATCTTATCACACGCTAAGCTGCAGTCTCTGGTTCCAGCCTTTAGTCAAGTAATCTGCAATTTGTTGCCCTGAACTCACATGCTCTGTCTTGATAATCCCAGCATCCAGCTTTTCTTTGATAAAGAATCTGTCTGTCTCCACATGTTTGGTTCTATCATGTTGAGCTTGGTTGTTTGCAATAATTAATTGCCGACTTCTTGTCACACCATACATTCATGCAACTGGTCTTAAATATATTCAGCTCTTCTAATAGGTTCATTGTCCTGAGACATGGCTCTGTATTCAGCCTTTGATTTGATTTGGAAACAACAGGTTGTTTCTTGCTTCTCCAAGACACTAGATTTCCTCCTACAAAAACACAATGTCCTGAAGTTGAATGCTTGACCTCCAGGCAGCTAGCCCAATCAACATCACAATAACCATCTACAACAAGGTGTCCATGACTCTTGAAGAACAGTCCTTTCCCATGAGTACCTTTCAAGGATCTCAAGATTCTATATACTGCCTTAAGATGTTCACTTCTAGGCTCATGCATGTATCTGCTCACAAcacttagggccagttcttttttaagcctcctcctccccagcttttcccataagccgCCTCTCTCATTCATTGGGGCTTCTGCACTAGTTATGGGATAACTAATTTAGAAGCCTCAACAAATTTACGAAGCGGCTTTTTTTTAAGCTGGGGAGAGGTagcttattttttaagccacccaaaagaactggcccttactGCACATTCAATATCTGGTCGTGTGTGACACAGGTATAATAATCTTCCCACCATACCCCATGTCATACACCACCCGTCTAAACTTGTCAAACCAAGCTCTTGGAGACTGCTTCAATCCGTAAAGGGCTTTCTTTAGCCTGCAAACCTTGCCAGCAGTCTCAGAAGTCGAGAACCAGGTGGGATTTCCATGTAGACCACCTCCAGCAAGTCCCCATGCAAGGAAACATTCTTCACATCAAGTTGATGTAAAGACCACCCGAATTGCTGCACAGTAGATCAGAATCCTCATAGTGTTCATCTTCGCTACTGGGGCAAAGGTCTTATCGTACTCAATGCCGTATGTCTGCTTGTACCCCCTCGCTACAAGCCTTGCTTTCTACCTTTCAGTCTTTCTTTCTGCATTCTGCTTCACAGTGTACACCCACTTGCAGCTGACTGCCTTCTTTCATGTTGGGAGGGGTGTTAGTACCCATGTCTTGTTCTTACATAGAGCCTTCAGCTGCCCCACCATGGCCACACGCCACTTTGAGTCCTCCTTTGCCTTCTTCCAGTCTGTTGGAATTGACATAGATTGAAGAGAAGCAACAAATGCTTTGTAGGCCAGAGATAATGCTTCATAGGAAACATAATTTCCAATATCATTTACATTGAACCCATACCGTTTCTAAGGTATCCCTGCTGTTGCTCGAGCAGTTTTTTCTGAAACAATTGGCCAATCAGTTGACCCTTTTGCAGCCACTGACCCTTCAGCCTGATCCCTGTCAGAAGATGGAAATCACAGCAGTACTACCCTGTCGTTTCGTCAGTGAGTGAGGGGCAATACCATCATATCGCTTCCGTGAATACACCTTCAGTGGTTCTCTTGCTCTGCTGTCCACCTTGGCACACTATCAATTTCGCCAGTGCAACACCATCTTCTCACTTCCATGAATATACCTCTAGCTGCTCCTCTTGCTCTGTTGTCCACGTGGGCACACTACCAATTTGAGCCGATGAACCAACCTGCACATCACCAGTGGAAGTCGATGCTTGTATCACAGGAGCCACAGGAGTTAATATTGAGCCGCCTAGTTTGCCTAGTGACTATTGCATCTGCATCTGCTGTGTGCTACTACTCTCCCCTCTTGACCAACCTCCGGTTGGAGACATTAATCAAGTCCTTCAAACATGACAACCTAGATTAGTTTTCTTACCATAAAAAGGTTCCGATTCACGGAATGTAACATCCATGCTCACAAATGCCCTCTCAGATGGAGAATGGAAAGTTAGAGCTACGGAGACAAACTTTGGAATCGAAaggttttaggcttagtagaactaaaactgagTACATGAGGTGTGATTTTAGTACTATtaggcacgaggaggaggaggtttgccttgatgggcaggtggtacctcagaaggacacctttggatatttggggtcaatgctgcagaaggatggtgatatcgatgaagatgtgagccagcgaatcaaagccggatggatgaagtggtgcCAAGCTTCTGGCGTTCTCTGTGACaaaagagtgccacaaaagctaaaaggcaggttctataggacggcaattcgacccgcaatgttgtaggGTGCCGAGTGTTGgctgactaaaaggcgacatgttcaacggTTAGGTGTAGCGAAGATGCATTTGTGTAGTAGCATAATCTGAATAACTGTTTCCAAAGAAAATTCTGAATAAATGGAAGGGCAACTGAATACGTAGACAAGAGTACACATTATGAAATGAATACATAACATTCTCGCAAAACGTCCATTGGTTGGCTGGCATGGACAAGATTATTGGTGTACTACTTCACAAAAGGGCAAAATGAGCTGGGATGGTAGATGGTGAAGTAAAATTTGGAAAGTACAGCATATAATGAATAGGGAATTATTTAATGGCATATGAAAAAACGAGTGTTACTCAGCAGTAAGCAATTTTTCCTAAATTATATTGTAATATTGAGTATTTGAGTTTCGTATGCTAGTATTTGTTGATAGATCTGCCAGTCGAACATGACTCACTCTTGTAGTTTAAAGTGGCATTCATTTTCTGCAGTCTGGACCAGCACAATTTTCCTTTGTGCTCTTGCACGTTTTGTTGAAATCATGCACTTCACTGACAAACAGGTTGCCAAAGAATTGCGTGGAAGGGGTATTTCAGCAGATTATTATCATGCAGATATGGATGTTGTTGCTCGTGAGAAAGTTCATATGCGGTGCGTTGacaatttttattcattttttctcTGAGCTGAAATTTTCTCTTTGATGATGGATTTTCTGTTACTCTCGTTCCAAATAGATCACATGCTTATCACAACATTAGTATGTACCTTAGATGTATTAGGATATGTTAGAAGAATTCTGTTTATCAACTTTATAGCAGTCTCCCTGCATGAACAAAATGAGTTTCCTTGTATAACTCtgaattcttctcatatcatgttgatagtgatagttctccagaAGTTGATGTCATTTATACCCATTCTGGATCCTTATAACTAAGGTGCCTCTGCGTTTATCTGAAATATCAAATGGAACATTTTGTATAATCTGCACCAGTTGAAGTCAAAGCCCACTGACTTTGGGAGGGACAAACCTACTCTTTTAACACCCATTTATTTGGGAAACAAACGCCATATAAAGTTTTTTTAGCTATACCTGCCCTGCCCATGAAAAATATATAAGAACTAATATCAGAATGAAAGTCTACAGTTCAATAAAAAAACACTTTGCCTAATAACCACAGCATGTCCAACCGATCAATCACTGTTCTGAACAGTGAACCCCTGAACATGTGTAGTATGTTTCTGAATCCTAATT from Triticum aestivum cultivar Chinese Spring chromosome 4A, IWGSC CS RefSeq v2.1, whole genome shotgun sequence harbors:
- the LOC123086299 gene encoding ATP-dependent DNA helicase Q-like 2, translated to MEDEENIEEELLLVESQLNGLQDKIKTLLDQQEELYERQAQLKAMLEISKTSRDASNSAPSVALEDWSGKFSWDSQADDTRFNVFGISSYRSNQREIINSIMSGKDVLVIMAAGGGKSLCYQLPAVLRDGITLVVSPLLSLIQDQVMGLAALGIPAHMLTSTTNKEIEKFIYKALEKGEGELKILYVTPEKISKSKRFMSKLEKCHHAGRLSLVAIDEAHCCSQWGHDFRPDYKNLGILKIQFPSVPMIALTATATSKVQMDLIEMLHIPRSVKFVSTVNRPNLFYRVYEKSSVGKVVIDEIANFISESYPNNESGIVYCFSRKECEQVAKELRGRGISADYYHADMDVVAREKVHMRWSKSKSQVIVGTVAFGMGINKPDVRFVVHHSLSKSMETYYQESGRAGRDGLPSECVLYYRPGDVPRQSSMVFYENCGLQNLYDIARYCQSKKNCRRGAFFQHFGEAVQECNGMCDNCVSSIELKDIDATYHTKITVSLLQEMQQNDQRATLLQLVDKFKTKWKHSGCSNEAVDLKKEEIEQLIVQLILDRVLKEEFQHTAYTTNAYVVLGPLWKPALQGNRPVKLTSAIHSQDSGDRFKSAKRNQMSNLEAKLDDLRRTISSRNGGIFPHAVLSTEQISLLNCHTPTTIAELEKLIGKVKTDKYGSDIIEVMWSETGSGKDSGDGAKRQKKDKGVVFVESGEEEG